A window of Pullulanibacillus sp. KACC 23026 genomic DNA:
CGTTGTTGTCATCGCAATATTTTTGACAACTGCTGATCTGGGCTTCATTTCGTGGCCTCCCTTTTAAAAACTTCTTCTTGTTAACTACTATTATGTGGGGTTAAAAGATTCATGTCTTACAAAAAGATTACAAACATTAAGAGAAATTAATGTTATAGATAGAATAAAAAACTGCCCCAAAAAGGACAGCTTCTCATTTTTGATTTATTTTTTTAACCACTCTTTCCGGAATAGACCCATATATATCCGGTCGTATCGTTGATTATCCCGGTAGACCGCTTCACGAATTCGGCCCTCTTCAACAAACCCTGCATTTTCATATAATCGAATGGCGGACTTATTGTAACTGATAACATCCAGTCCAACCCGATGCAAGTTTAATTCCAAAAAAGCATACTGAAGCAGTAAGTTCAAAGCTTCCGTCCCATAGCCTTGTCCACGATCCTTTGTCTGACCAATCCCGATAGACAGGACGCCTATTCCATTTCCCCATTCAATACTGTGAATCGCACCAAAGCCAATCAATCGTTTATCCTCTAATAAACGAATCCTAAAACTGACATGGCTCAAATCCCGTTCATCGCTATCTTGGAAAACGGAGGCGGGTAAAGGAGCAGCAAAATCGGTATCCACGTTTCTGAGATACTCACTATCTTCACTCCACAATGCCATGACTTCAGCATCTTCCTCATATTTACCTGTTAAACAAAGACGGTCTGATTTAAATAAGTCTCTTAGCAATTTATAGGTCCCCTTTATTTTTTTGGGGTGTGCTACGTTTGGCCTCACCCGCAGTTTAGTTGAATACTGTACGGTTAAACGCAACACTGTCCATAGGCGCATCTCCTCTTTAATTAATTTAGATCATTATTACTCACCTATTCTGCTTCGTCAATCGTTTTTTTCCTATTTTGACGCCGAACCATGTAAATAAATAGACCGAGCAAGATCACAATAAGTAAGAGAATTCCTCCATACGCCCATAAGGTTCCCTTCTTTTCAGGAGGATGAACCGCTACTTCAGTTGTCAATGTATACACATTGCTGGAATCCGCTGCTTCCTTCTCACCTTTTCTAAGAGCCATTACCAAAACATCCCACTGTCCTGAATCAGGAAGTGTTACCGTTCCCTCATAGTCACCTGCTTTTTTAAAAACAGGCTTGGATTTAATGAGCTTATTATCGGTATTCTTAAAATAAACCGTCACATTAGCGCCATTATAATTTTTCATCGTTGCTTTTGGCTTATTGGGATCCACCGACACAACTTGGACTTGATAACGCTCCTTTTGGTCAGCATATACCGAGTTTGCGGTTTCCAGACTTGTAATCATCAGATCCTTCTTAGCCGCAGCAAACGCCAAATCTTTAGATGAACTAAATAGGATGAAACTAACGATGACGACACTAAGAAGTGTATAACCTGCATAACGTTTCATGTTAGATCTCCTTAGGGCTCAGGATTCGTCCTGATTGATGGATTCTTTTCGTATAAGAATCATTAACACACTTATAAGAATAAAAGCAATAAGTGCTAAAAGCGGAATCGTAATAAACCCAAACCAATTAATATATCTTCCACTGCAAGGAACGCCACCACCTCGGCAAATCCTTTCAAACCAATGAAAATGCTGCTCACCCAGATGAAGCAAAGAGAAACAGCCGCCAATAATCGTAAGAGGCAAGACATACAGACTAATAGAGCGATCATTTCGGAAACAGGCCATACCGAGTATCAGCGTTAATGGATACATACAAATCCGTTGAAACCAACAAAGCTTGCATGGAGTAAAATCAGCAATTTCACTAAAATAAAGACTCCCGAGCGTTGCAATTAACGCAATCACCCATGCCAAATACAATTTTTTATTCATAAGATAATCCTTTATTTTTGGATTTTATTTAGAGCTTGGTTGATTTGCTGCTTCAAAGCCTCATAATCCAAAGGACTGCCTTTGGTCATCACACCATTAATAAACAAAGTTGGGGTCCCTTGAACGCCTGCTCTTTGTCCCATTAACGTATCACGATCGACCTGATCCTTATAAGAAGACTGCGCTAAGGACCATTTAAAAGCCTTCTCATCTAAAGATGGCACAGCCTGCTTCGCGATTTTAGTAAGCAGATCTTGAGTCACCCAATTTTTGGTTTCATCCCCTTGATTCTCGTATAGAAGTTCATGGAATTTCCAAAAATCAGCTGAATGTTCTTCATAGATCGTTTCACTTGCATTAGCTGCCAAGACGGAATCTTGAGCTATAATAGGATAATTCATAAAATAAAACTGTACTTTTCCCGTATCAATGAAATCTTTCTTCAATTGCGGAAAAACTTGAAGTTCAAAGGCTTGGCAGATCGGACATTTATAATCGCCAAACTCAGCCAATTTAATGGGAGCATCAGCCTTTCCCATTGCCGGTTCATTCTTATATTGAATAACGGAAGAGGTGGTTGGAGTGCTTGTCCCACTGTTTCCGGTTTGATCCGTCTTGACTTTTTGCTTGTTTTGGATGACAATCCCGACAATTAAAACAACCAAGAGTAAGACAACCAAGGTACTCATCATGATTAACCAAGTTTGCCGCTTCTTTTTCTTCTCTTTTTCGCGTTGTTTCAAACGCTGATCTTTGGAAACGTTCTTTTTCTTTGCCATGCACTCACCTCTGCCATTCATTTTATAAGTAGTTTATCACAATTATGAGACAGGTAAGGCCTTCAAGCCTCTACACCCGGCCTAAAATCTTTTCCTTTATAATTAGTCACGGCACTCTATGTAAAAATCAACGCAGCAACGCTTCCCCTCCATGGATTTAGCCAGAGGAGCTTGATTGCCACGTTTTTCCCATTGGTATCATTTTAGACGCCTTGCAAGGAAATCCTTAATCAGAAGCTCTGACTTAAGCTTTTGCTCGAGCCTCATGACGACCTGCTTCATCCAATTCGCGAATCGTCACAAATTTGAATCGATGGTGATACTCCTCAAGAAATGGCTTGAGAGCTTTTAACGTGTTAGCGGGAGCATTAGGATGAGCACCCGGCGTTTTCCCACAATCGTGAAGACATATAATGGCTCCATTCCTTGCATGTTTCTTTAATCGTTTCAGGAGACGTTCACTGCCCAGCCCAAGGTTCCAATCGCCGAGTATGGCTGTCCAAATAACCATTCTGAAAGGTTTGGCTGTCCAATAAGAAAATAAATTCAAGTGCCCCCATGGTGGACGATAATAATAAGGCGCCTGACCGGTGATCTTTTCAACCACTTGCCCTGCCCAGTAACACTGCCTTTTAACATCTATTGGGGTTAGAAGCCAAGTGCTTAAATGACGATAATGGTGGGTCCCAACTTCATGCCCTTCATTCACCATTCTTCTAACCAGATCAGGATATTGTTCAGCAAATTCACCGACAACAAAAAAAGTGGCCTTAGCCTGATACTCCGCTAATAAGTCCAACAGCTGAGGCGTGTACTCCGGGTCAGGTCCATCATCAAATGTTAAAGCCATCTTGCCTGGCACAGATGATCTGTTCAATACCCCCAGTGAAAATAGACGCATTACAAAGGTTGGGAGTAATGTATAAATGATATATAAAATAAGAACCGCTAATATAATGACACCTAACATCAACATCAACGCCTTCTACGGATAATAAATTGTCTTAAACTATTTTAGCATGAAAAAGATTTTATGGAGACGAAAAAGTTTCAAGACAACCTATCGCTTCCGGTGTAAGAAAAGGAGCAGCTTTTGCTGCTCCTTTTCCTGACTGAAATAAACGTTTGTTCTATTAATGGACGGGATCAAAGGTCTTACAATCCGTTTCCTCTTGATCAGAGGCCTGTTCACCAGCATGACTTACCACATAGATTTCTTCCGCTGAACACCGATTTCCCTTTTCCCAAAATTTGCAATTGCTTACTTCACATAAAACATCCTGGGCCATATGACAACACTCCTTTACCTGAAGGATCTTGCTCGTCCATCAAGTGAACGTTGTTGCCTTTATATTTTCTGCAAGACTTCTCTTACTATCCGTTCATCCTTTTGTTAGAACTGCCTCTTTTTCCCTCTTACACCCAATAAACTAAATAATAAATAACGGTCATTAATAAGACAATTCCAAGTGTTAAAAAACCTAAATTGCGATTGCTCATGATTCGTCTCCCCCCAAGCGATTGATCCAATCCATTTGGACAATCAATGTTAATTTTTAAAAATCAGGATTACAAAGTTTTAAAAAGGGGAATAGAAAATGGCGGGAATTCAGAGGCACTTCTTCATATATCTAATAATTAAAACGTCAAGCTCTCGACTCTTTTCGAGCGTTTCTTTAGTATGTATCCCTTGCAGCTCTGCCAAGGCAATCATTTGACTTCTTTTCCTATTAATGGAAGATATAAGCTCCTGGTGGGTTTCTTT
This region includes:
- a CDS encoding GNAT family protein yields the protein MLRDLFKSDRLCLTGKYEEDAEVMALWSEDSEYLRNVDTDFAAPLPASVFQDSDERDLSHVSFRIRLLEDKRLIGFGAIHSIEWGNGIGVLSIGIGQTKDRGQGYGTEALNLLLQYAFLELNLHRVGLDVISYNKSAIRLYENAGFVEEGRIREAVYRDNQRYDRIYMGLFRKEWLKK
- a CDS encoding disulfide oxidoreductase: MNKKLYLAWVIALIATLGSLYFSEIADFTPCKLCWFQRICMYPLTLILGMACFRNDRSISLYVLPLTIIGGCFSLLHLGEQHFHWFERICRGGGVPCSGRYINWFGFITIPLLALIAFILISVLMILIRKESINQDES
- a CDS encoding thioredoxin domain-containing protein; the protein is MAKKKNVSKDQRLKQREKEKKKKRQTWLIMMSTLVVLLLVVLIVGIVIQNKQKVKTDQTGNSGTSTPTTSSVIQYKNEPAMGKADAPIKLAEFGDYKCPICQAFELQVFPQLKKDFIDTGKVQFYFMNYPIIAQDSVLAANASETIYEEHSADFWKFHELLYENQGDETKNWVTQDLLTKIAKQAVPSLDEKAFKWSLAQSSYKDQVDRDTLMGQRAGVQGTPTLFINGVMTKGSPLDYEALKQQINQALNKIQK
- a CDS encoding polysaccharide deacetylase family protein, with the translated sequence MLMLGVIILAVLILYIIYTLLPTFVMRLFSLGVLNRSSVPGKMALTFDDGPDPEYTPQLLDLLAEYQAKATFFVVGEFAEQYPDLVRRMVNEGHEVGTHHYRHLSTWLLTPIDVKRQCYWAGQVVEKITGQAPYYYRPPWGHLNLFSYWTAKPFRMVIWTAILGDWNLGLGSERLLKRLKKHARNGAIICLHDCGKTPGAHPNAPANTLKALKPFLEEYHHRFKFVTIRELDEAGRHEARAKA
- a CDS encoding DUF1540 domain-containing protein translates to MAQDVLCEVSNCKFWEKGNRCSAEEIYVVSHAGEQASDQEETDCKTFDPVH
- a CDS encoding aspartyl-phosphate phosphatase Spo0E family protein; translation: MNLLKETHQELISSINRKRSQMIALAELQGIHTKETLEKSRELDVLIIRYMKKCL